A genomic segment from Syntrophorhabdales bacterium encodes:
- a CDS encoding shikimate kinase → MTRQKSNIVLIGMPGSGKSTVGVLLAKRTSHGFIDTDVLVQTARGRSLQGIVDTDGYMALRRIEQEILLSLDCRNHVIATGGSAVYSPAAMEHLKLEGLVFFLETDLTTLVSRVRDFETRGLAKRQDQTLADLYTERSPLYEKYADVIVSCANLTHEEVCARIMEELRRYTEE, encoded by the coding sequence ATGACCAGACAAAAATCGAACATCGTTCTCATAGGCATGCCGGGTTCGGGCAAGAGTACGGTAGGTGTACTACTCGCGAAACGCACGTCTCATGGGTTTATCGACACGGACGTTCTTGTTCAGACAGCCCGGGGCCGCTCGTTGCAGGGGATAGTCGACACTGACGGCTACATGGCCCTGCGCCGGATAGAGCAGGAGATTCTACTCAGCCTTGACTGCCGCAATCACGTTATCGCCACGGGTGGCAGCGCCGTATACAGCCCGGCGGCGATGGAGCATCTGAAACTGGAAGGACTGGTTTTCTTTCTCGAAACAGACCTTACCACGCTGGTATCGCGAGTTCGCGATTTTGAAACAAGGGGACTCGCCAAGCGGCAGGATCAGACTCTCGCCGACCTCTATACAGAACGCAGCCCTTTGTACGAAAAGTACGCTGATGTCATTGTATCTTGCGCGAACCTGACGCACGAAGAGGTCTGCGCACGTATTATGGAGGAGTTGAGGAGGTATACAGAAGAATGA
- a CDS encoding PatB family C-S lyase has protein sequence MKYDFDHETGRKGSDSYKWQKYGDDVIPLWVADMDFVSPQPVIDALRTRVDHGVFGYTRAPRDLTLIIQERLKRLYGWETREEDIVYLPGVVSGLNLAFQVFAGQQDAVLVQPPVYSHFMRDPLLRGRNVIDPPLIEKNDTYGIDFDAFEESITDRTKIFILCNPHNPVGRVFTREELERLAHICLRHNVLICSDEIHCDLVFPGFRHTPIATLGREVEERTVTLMAPSKTFNVPGLGCAFAIIRNEALRGMWVSGSQGLIPHVNIMGFTAALAAYRDGQEWLDQVISYLEGNRDFLMQFVREKLPGLRMKRMEATYLAWLDCRQSGIPGNPFDFFLGEAKVAFNDGTEYGKGGEGFVRLNFACTRRRLAEVLDRMTQALQQIKV, from the coding sequence ATGAAATACGATTTCGACCACGAGACAGGGCGCAAAGGCAGTGATAGCTACAAATGGCAGAAATACGGCGATGATGTCATCCCTCTGTGGGTGGCAGACATGGACTTTGTTTCGCCGCAACCCGTCATTGACGCGCTTCGTACGAGAGTTGATCACGGTGTGTTCGGCTACACGCGTGCTCCGCGTGATCTTACTCTTATCATCCAGGAACGGCTGAAACGTCTTTATGGCTGGGAGACCAGAGAAGAGGATATTGTCTACCTGCCCGGTGTGGTATCGGGGCTCAACCTTGCCTTTCAGGTCTTCGCAGGACAGCAGGATGCCGTTCTTGTCCAGCCACCCGTCTACTCTCATTTTATGCGTGATCCTCTCCTTCGCGGCCGCAATGTGATTGATCCGCCGCTGATCGAAAAGAATGATACCTACGGAATCGATTTCGACGCATTTGAAGAGTCGATCACGGATCGCACGAAGATATTTATTCTGTGCAATCCTCACAATCCGGTGGGCCGCGTCTTTACCAGGGAAGAACTCGAGAGGCTTGCCCACATCTGCCTGCGCCACAATGTGCTCATCTGTTCGGATGAGATTCATTGCGACCTCGTCTTTCCGGGGTTTCGGCACACACCCATTGCAACGCTTGGCCGCGAGGTGGAGGAGAGAACCGTGACGCTCATGGCTCCCAGCAAAACGTTCAACGTGCCGGGCCTCGGGTGCGCCTTTGCAATTATCAGGAACGAGGCCCTGCGCGGGATGTGGGTCTCGGGAAGCCAGGGGCTGATACCTCACGTGAATATCATGGGGTTTACAGCTGCTCTCGCAGCATACAGGGACGGGCAGGAATGGCTCGACCAGGTAATCTCTTACCTGGAGGGGAATAGAGATTTTCTGATGCAGTTCGTGAGGGAGAAGCTTCCCGGCCTGCGCATGAAGAGGATGGAAGCAACCTATCTCGCCTGGCTGGATTGCAGGCAGAGCGGTATTCCCGGTAACCCCTTCGACTTTTTTCTCGGAGAGGCAAAAGTGGCGTTCAACGATGGAACTGAGTACGGAAAGGGAGGCGAAGGATTCGTGAGGCTTAACTTCGCTTGCACCAGAAGAAGATTGGCTGAGGTACTCGACCGCATGACGCAGGCTCTGCAGCAGATAAAAGTCTAA
- a CDS encoding HD domain-containing protein produces MSRQQNAGAENTLNGTEGKIFQLAKPYLTVRNNEYHTRSAITFALRLLEIVGGDRDIVIPAVILHDTGYDSLSEELISRAWGPQKERHITRMHEQEGAKIAASVLRDVDYDPSKTAEILQIIDGHDTRHAALSINDQIVRDADKLTRYAKDLASWVPFFSSTPLEGAARLERLVDEWFFLPVSKEIARAELAQRRLEAGQ; encoded by the coding sequence ATGAGTAGACAGCAGAATGCCGGTGCCGAGAATACATTGAACGGCACCGAGGGCAAGATATTCCAGCTCGCGAAGCCTTATCTTACCGTACGAAATAACGAGTATCACACGCGCTCTGCAATAACCTTTGCACTGAGACTGCTTGAGATCGTAGGAGGCGACCGAGATATCGTCATCCCTGCCGTTATACTCCACGACACAGGGTATGACTCACTCTCTGAGGAGCTTATCTCACGTGCCTGGGGTCCGCAAAAGGAAAGGCATATCACGCGAATGCACGAACAGGAGGGCGCAAAGATAGCGGCAAGCGTTCTCAGGGATGTAGATTACGACCCATCGAAAACAGCTGAAATTCTCCAGATCATAGACGGCCACGATACCCGGCATGCTGCTCTGTCGATCAACGATCAGATCGTAAGAGATGCGGACAAGCTGACGCGATACGCGAAGGATCTTGCATCCTGGGTACCCTTCTTCAGTTCCACACCCCTGGAAGGCGCTGCCAGACTCGAGCGCCTCGTCGACGAGTGGTTTTTTCTGCCGGTATCCAAGGAGATTGCAAGGGCAGAATTGGCACAGCGCAGGCTGGAAGCAGGCCAATAA
- a CDS encoding FAD-binding protein, whose product MQRETIETDVLCIGGGIAGLMAAIRARESGARVIVAEKGATKYSGAGRIGNDHFWCYIPEYHGPDINAFIKECMITQLGNMTSNLGPRVVRTWLEHSFEIVKLWDSWGIPMKHDGEWHFSGHSFPGRVMTHLKYKGANQKSVLLEQAVKKGARIMDRVMVFDLLGGPEAVTGALAADTRHDRLIEFRAKSVILGTGSTIRLYPGLTPEVMGNNQRPFTETGDGRAMACRAGADLVNVELFSRHAGVKNYCRSGQGTWAGVCRDPQGKPIGKYLQEPDIRFGDIIIEVDKQIFERYQQTGRGPVYMDCTGLSEGDFAYLRQALINEGNIGLLEHLREEGVDLRKNAIEFSTYELRYLGRIWTNERTETGTPGLFTAGDESTFSISGAAVFGWLSGEYACQYAAQHPSALAQPEQNAINEKIDSTANLITQLQTRQRGHDWRDANLALQHTLADYAGSIKSEATLAAGLAHLRRLRKKLDETLLARNRWELIRCLEVRNLYDLGELVFVAALERKESRGMFQRSDYPYTDPLYNNKVLTVKHIEGNPHVAWKDIPS is encoded by the coding sequence ATGCAGAGAGAAACGATTGAAACCGACGTCTTGTGCATAGGCGGCGGCATTGCAGGCCTCATGGCCGCCATTCGCGCCCGCGAATCGGGCGCGCGAGTGATCGTGGCTGAAAAAGGTGCGACGAAATACAGCGGTGCAGGACGCATCGGCAACGACCACTTCTGGTGCTACATACCCGAGTACCACGGTCCCGACATCAACGCATTCATCAAAGAATGCATGATCACGCAGCTCGGCAACATGACATCGAATCTCGGGCCGAGAGTGGTGCGCACGTGGCTCGAGCATTCGTTCGAGATAGTCAAGCTCTGGGACAGCTGGGGTATCCCCATGAAACATGACGGGGAGTGGCACTTCTCAGGCCACTCGTTTCCCGGGAGGGTCATGACGCATCTCAAGTACAAGGGCGCAAATCAGAAGTCTGTCCTGCTCGAGCAGGCTGTAAAGAAGGGCGCCCGCATCATGGATAGAGTTATGGTATTTGATCTGCTCGGCGGACCCGAAGCTGTCACCGGTGCGCTTGCGGCGGATACCAGGCACGATCGCCTCATTGAGTTCCGGGCAAAGAGTGTGATCCTCGGAACCGGCTCCACCATACGCCTTTATCCAGGGCTCACTCCCGAGGTTATGGGCAATAATCAGCGCCCTTTCACAGAGACAGGGGACGGGCGGGCCATGGCGTGCCGCGCCGGTGCCGACCTGGTCAATGTTGAGCTTTTCAGCAGGCATGCGGGCGTCAAGAATTACTGCCGGAGCGGCCAGGGCACCTGGGCAGGCGTCTGCAGAGACCCACAAGGAAAGCCCATTGGCAAGTATCTGCAGGAACCGGATATTAGGTTCGGCGACATCATCATAGAGGTGGACAAGCAGATATTCGAGCGCTACCAGCAGACAGGCAGAGGGCCGGTCTACATGGATTGTACGGGCTTGTCCGAGGGTGATTTCGCCTATCTCAGGCAGGCCCTCATCAACGAAGGGAACATCGGGCTTCTCGAACACCTCAGGGAAGAGGGTGTCGACCTGCGAAAGAATGCAATCGAGTTCTCCACGTACGAGCTGCGCTACCTGGGCCGGATCTGGACTAATGAAAGGACAGAGACGGGCACACCAGGACTCTTCACCGCGGGCGATGAGTCCACCTTCAGCATCTCTGGTGCGGCGGTCTTCGGCTGGCTCAGCGGGGAATACGCGTGCCAATACGCCGCCCAGCATCCTTCAGCCCTTGCACAACCCGAGCAGAACGCAATCAACGAAAAGATAGACTCAACAGCAAACTTGATCACCCAACTGCAGACCAGGCAACGTGGACACGACTGGCGTGATGCAAACCTCGCGCTGCAGCACACGCTGGCAGATTATGCCGGGTCGATAAAATCAGAGGCGACGCTGGCTGCCGGTCTCGCGCACCTGAGAAGGCTTCGCAAGAAGCTTGACGAGACTCTCCTGGCGAGAAACCGCTGGGAATTGATCCGCTGCCTGGAGGTCCGCAATCTGTATGATCTTGGCGAACTGGTCTTCGTCGCAGCCCTTGAAAGAAAAGAATCGAGAGGCATGTTCCAGAGAAGTGATTATCCCTACACAGACCCGCTATATAACAACAAGGTGCTCACAGTGAAGCACATTGAAGGCAACCCCCATGTCGCGTGGAAGGACATACCCAGTTAG
- a CDS encoding DUF3047 domain-containing protein produces the protein MKILMVTLSVLLFFAQTLFAQPPFRITFEQDEVGKFPSGWRARDDEEGVKVYSVQAENQKKFLRADARGLSVQISYEKKWDMGDYPIMRWQWRAVIFPEGSNEQVKKGNDSVLGVYVVLSGLPFVKALKYIWSDTLPVSTAFNSPYSSGAKMIVIRSGRGQANEWITEERDVLSDYQHFFGNDKHPKAIGIGILTDADNTKSRAVGDYSEIAILPRGAK, from the coding sequence ATGAAGATCTTAATGGTTACCCTGAGCGTTCTGCTCTTTTTTGCGCAAACCCTTTTTGCCCAGCCGCCCTTTCGCATAACCTTCGAACAGGACGAGGTGGGGAAATTTCCCTCAGGATGGCGTGCCAGAGACGACGAAGAAGGAGTCAAGGTATATTCTGTTCAGGCTGAGAATCAGAAGAAATTTCTGCGTGCTGACGCACGCGGATTGTCGGTACAGATCAGTTACGAGAAGAAATGGGATATGGGAGATTACCCGATAATGCGGTGGCAATGGAGAGCGGTCATCTTTCCCGAGGGATCAAATGAGCAGGTGAAAAAAGGGAACGACAGCGTGCTCGGCGTGTACGTTGTTCTCAGCGGTCTGCCTTTTGTTAAAGCCCTCAAATACATTTGGAGTGATACGTTGCCCGTGAGCACAGCCTTCAATTCTCCTTATTCAAGCGGAGCCAAGATGATTGTTATCCGGAGCGGCCGGGGCCAGGCTAACGAATGGATCACCGAGGAGCGGGATGTACTCTCAGATTATCAGCACTTCTTCGGAAACGATAAGCACCCGAAGGCCATCGGAATCGGGATTCTGACCGATGCTGACAATACGAAGTCCAGAGCAGTGGGCGATTACAGCGAGATAGCAATCCTTCCCCGCGGCGCGAAGTAA
- a CDS encoding phospholipase D-like domain-containing protein, with protein sequence MHSICRASIIAVLFLLLALSQSNAVPPSDRMSLYFSREHGGLEEILVSLHAEAQKGGYIWLVTSSITHPALAKALIDAKQRGVDVRMIGDRRKLETKRDQVAMYNLKLHGIPIKINRFSGALRLEASMVNDEYLVVGSYDYGSTETRTPLGTIVDEENLLVIPAGVDKRILEQYKNAFERMWNDSKSYEELK encoded by the coding sequence GTGCATTCGATCTGCAGGGCCTCAATTATCGCCGTTCTTTTCTTGCTTCTCGCTCTTTCGCAAAGCAATGCAGTTCCTCCTTCCGATCGGATGTCGCTCTACTTTTCACGGGAGCACGGCGGCCTGGAAGAGATACTTGTCTCTCTCCACGCAGAAGCTCAAAAAGGGGGGTATATCTGGCTTGTGACCTCATCTATCACCCACCCCGCGCTGGCGAAGGCCTTGATCGATGCGAAGCAACGTGGGGTCGACGTTCGAATGATAGGTGACCGGAGAAAGCTGGAAACCAAGCGAGACCAGGTGGCAATGTACAATCTCAAACTGCACGGCATCCCTATAAAGATCAATCGCTTTTCCGGCGCGCTTCGCCTGGAGGCAAGCATGGTGAACGACGAGTACCTGGTGGTCGGGAGCTATGATTACGGTTCGACCGAGACGCGTACCCCTCTGGGCACCATAGTGGATGAAGAGAATCTCCTGGTCATTCCCGCCGGCGTCGACAAACGTATTCTGGAGCAATACAAAAACGCATTTGAGAGAATGTGGAACGATTCTAAGTCCTACGAAGAGCTGAAGTAG
- a CDS encoding CocE/NonD family hydrolase, with translation MFGRNWKTSELKYKVLVERNVKIPMRDGVELNADIFRPDSNEKFPAVLGFHPYDQVAQTAPITKNSLSTNFFKLPGQEKGNAFIEAGDPNAYVRRGYVYVIASIRGTGKSGGEYPFLDEPEAQDGYDVIEWIARQAWCTGNVGMFGVSYFGWIQQYIAALNPPHLKCFFGPWAATDCYRDFVYRGGVLGHGFCRMWALGSLYNCRVGKSKAKPEEIKSLLQDEDIQGVPELIQILRNPDMLTHPLVIDILRHPFDGPYWDVRKVKCENIKVPGYIGCCWGMYGLHLNGAFRSFENLNVPKKMIIAPPAYLDRPLYQLQYESLRWFDHWLKDMETGIMDEAPIRLFVMGSNDWKEAKEWPLPETKWTPFFLHENGLLHEHLPHDDEGSDTFNDSPWGRGYLEYSTPKLVENTEVIGPIVLNLYASSTDPEVFWFISLREVDAQDNERILTRGWLRGSHREVDPERSKAWAPYHPHTKSEPLVPGKIYEFKIPIVPTGNLFKAGSRVKLRVSCSDDQPKNPLEMIASGSLVRQSPSRLRVYHDAEHSSVLFLPITRGNIIETFISGGGPYV, from the coding sequence ATGTTCGGCAGGAACTGGAAGACGTCTGAGCTGAAGTACAAAGTGCTGGTGGAGCGCAACGTGAAAATTCCCATGCGCGACGGCGTGGAGCTGAACGCTGATATTTTCAGGCCGGACAGCAACGAGAAGTTTCCCGCTGTCTTGGGATTTCATCCTTACGACCAGGTGGCTCAAACAGCACCGATAACCAAAAACTCGCTCTCCACAAACTTTTTCAAACTTCCGGGGCAGGAAAAGGGTAATGCATTCATTGAAGCGGGCGATCCCAACGCCTACGTGCGGAGGGGATACGTATACGTGATCGCAAGTATCCGTGGCACGGGTAAATCAGGGGGAGAGTATCCTTTTCTCGACGAACCAGAGGCTCAGGATGGCTATGATGTCATCGAATGGATCGCCCGTCAGGCTTGGTGTACCGGCAATGTAGGCATGTTCGGCGTCTCTTACTTCGGATGGATTCAGCAGTACATAGCAGCCTTGAACCCTCCTCACTTGAAATGCTTCTTCGGGCCGTGGGCAGCCACGGACTGCTACCGCGATTTCGTGTACCGCGGCGGCGTACTGGGACACGGGTTCTGCAGGATGTGGGCGCTTGGGTCACTTTACAATTGCAGGGTCGGAAAATCGAAGGCGAAACCCGAGGAGATCAAGAGCCTTCTTCAGGACGAAGATATCCAGGGCGTGCCCGAGCTCATTCAGATCTTGAGAAATCCTGACATGCTGACGCACCCCCTCGTTATCGACATTCTCAGGCATCCCTTCGATGGACCGTACTGGGACGTGCGAAAGGTCAAGTGCGAAAACATCAAGGTGCCTGGCTACATCGGTTGCTGCTGGGGCATGTACGGGCTTCACTTGAACGGAGCATTCCGCAGCTTCGAAAACCTGAACGTGCCAAAGAAAATGATCATCGCGCCACCCGCCTACCTGGATCGCCCGCTCTACCAACTGCAATACGAATCGCTGCGCTGGTTTGACCATTGGCTCAAAGACATGGAAACGGGCATCATGGACGAGGCGCCGATCCGGCTCTTTGTTATGGGGTCGAATGACTGGAAAGAAGCTAAGGAATGGCCATTGCCCGAAACAAAATGGACACCTTTCTTCCTGCACGAAAACGGATTGCTCCATGAGCACTTGCCGCATGACGACGAAGGCTCAGACACATTCAACGATTCCCCGTGGGGGCGCGGCTACCTGGAGTATTCCACGCCGAAGCTGGTTGAGAACACGGAAGTGATAGGACCGATCGTGCTCAACCTGTATGCTTCGAGCACAGACCCTGAAGTCTTCTGGTTTATAAGCCTGCGGGAAGTCGATGCGCAAGACAATGAAAGAATACTTACCAGGGGCTGGCTCAGAGGCTCTCATCGCGAAGTCGACCCTGAAAGATCAAAGGCCTGGGCGCCTTATCATCCCCACACCAAGTCGGAACCGCTGGTTCCAGGCAAAATCTACGAGTTCAAAATACCCATCGTACCCACCGGCAATCTTTTCAAGGCTGGCTCAAGGGTAAAACTCAGGGTCAGCTGCAGTGACGATCAGCCGAAAAACCCTTTGGAAATGATTGCAAGTGGAAGCCTTGTACGCCAGTCTCCGTCCCGCCTCAGAGTTTACCATGATGCGGAGCATTCTTCGGTGCTGTTCCTTCCGATCACGAGAGGGAACATTATTGAAACGTTCATCTCCGGTGGTGGACCTTACGTTTAG
- a CDS encoding amino acid ABC transporter substrate-binding protein — protein MKKGLRVAACVLIAVVLFGSLAFGQGAKTAAAPSGEPIKIGGSLPLTGLASEQAKLIKAGYEYWAEDINARGGLLGRPVKLIMYDDESSADKAVTYYERAITIDKVDLLFGGYPGPTDVALMPLAEKYGKVFIGQGGHMKSFEQGYTYSFASPPLMSEWTVIAVAGVLEDLIPKAQWPKSAAVFSMNNVIGVSTRPTVVQWLEKNGIKVVVDEVYNLPLSDANPLISKAKGRNAEIMFCFSFFDDGVMLTRSAKAMNYNPKMIMHLIASTIPAWMKEMGPDGNNVVANMWWCSRLPFPGNDAINAGAKAKLGLPSAPTYFGLGYCWMKTLELAVQGAGTLDQKTIRDYMRSHTFDLPYMKGVKFDKAGLPPAFNYMIQMTNGQIELIWPKSVATTKFVYPRPNWSK, from the coding sequence ATGAAAAAGGGACTTAGAGTAGCCGCGTGTGTCCTAATTGCCGTCGTTTTGTTTGGCAGCCTTGCGTTTGGCCAAGGCGCAAAAACAGCCGCAGCACCCTCGGGCGAGCCGATAAAAATCGGCGGTTCTCTGCCGTTGACAGGTTTGGCATCCGAGCAGGCCAAACTTATCAAGGCCGGGTACGAGTACTGGGCCGAAGATATTAACGCAAGGGGAGGTCTTCTCGGGCGTCCCGTCAAGCTGATAATGTATGACGATGAGAGCAGCGCCGACAAGGCGGTGACCTATTATGAGCGCGCCATTACGATTGACAAAGTGGACCTTCTGTTCGGCGGCTACCCCGGGCCTACAGATGTTGCGCTCATGCCTCTTGCTGAGAAATACGGCAAGGTATTTATCGGGCAGGGCGGTCACATGAAGTCCTTCGAACAGGGGTACACCTACAGCTTTGCAAGCCCTCCGCTGATGAGCGAATGGACGGTCATCGCTGTGGCAGGAGTGCTGGAAGATCTGATCCCCAAAGCGCAGTGGCCCAAGAGCGCAGCCGTGTTCTCAATGAACAATGTCATCGGCGTTTCTACACGGCCCACGGTTGTCCAGTGGCTCGAAAAGAATGGCATCAAAGTCGTCGTGGACGAGGTCTACAACCTGCCGCTTTCCGATGCGAACCCGCTCATCAGCAAAGCCAAGGGAAGAAACGCAGAAATCATGTTCTGTTTCAGCTTTTTTGATGATGGCGTCATGCTGACACGGTCAGCAAAGGCAATGAATTATAACCCTAAGATGATTATGCACCTGATCGCGTCGACCATACCTGCCTGGATGAAGGAAATGGGGCCTGATGGCAACAATGTAGTCGCAAACATGTGGTGGTGCTCGCGTCTTCCATTTCCCGGCAACGACGCGATCAACGCAGGCGCGAAAGCGAAGCTCGGGCTTCCGTCCGCTCCCACCTATTTCGGCCTTGGCTACTGCTGGATGAAAACCCTGGAACTCGCTGTGCAGGGCGCGGGTACGCTGGATCAAAAAACAATCCGCGATTATATGAGAAGCCACACGTTCGATCTGCCGTACATGAAAGGAGTCAAATTCGACAAGGCCGGCCTGCCGCCCGCATTTAACTACATGATCCAGATGACCAACGGGCAGATTGAGCTCATCTGGCCTAAGAGCGTGGCCACCACGAAGTTTGTCTACCCGCGGCCGAATTGGAGCAAGTAA
- a CDS encoding 4Fe-4S dicluster domain-containing protein — MDSILLIDLDNCVRCHACEVACREEHGLAFEGGPRWCRIETIGPRKAGDRLYLDFVPVMCFHCDNPVCAALCPVDAIAKQEDGTVLVDEEACTGCQLCVYGCPYGAMAYNNTTRAAGHCDLCALRRSAGLEPSCVQHCIGGALQWVTPEELASITKGEHVLMLGRACYVSSKWKLALPDLSSI, encoded by the coding sequence TTGGATAGCATCCTTCTCATCGATCTCGACAACTGTGTTCGCTGTCACGCGTGCGAGGTTGCCTGTCGTGAAGAGCACGGGCTGGCTTTTGAAGGAGGCCCCAGATGGTGCCGGATTGAAACCATAGGACCGAGAAAAGCCGGGGATCGGCTTTATCTGGATTTCGTCCCCGTGATGTGTTTCCACTGCGATAATCCGGTGTGTGCTGCGCTCTGCCCGGTTGATGCCATAGCCAAGCAGGAAGACGGTACTGTGCTGGTCGACGAGGAGGCATGCACCGGCTGCCAACTCTGTGTCTATGGGTGCCCCTATGGCGCCATGGCTTACAACAACACAACACGTGCGGCGGGCCACTGCGACCTCTGCGCACTGCGCCGATCAGCAGGCCTGGAGCCTTCCTGCGTGCAGCATTGCATAGGCGGGGCCTTGCAGTGGGTGACACCGGAAGAGCTTGCCTCGATAACAAAAGGAGAGCATGTGCTCATGCTGGGGCGGGCGTGTTACGTATCAAGTAAATGGAAGCTGGCGCTGCCGGACTTGAGCAGTATATAG